From the Astatotilapia calliptera chromosome 6, fAstCal1.2, whole genome shotgun sequence genome, one window contains:
- the gab1 gene encoding GRB2-associated-binding protein 1 isoform X2, producing the protein MSGGEVVCSGWLRKSPPEKKLRRYAWKKRWFVLRSGRLTGDPDVLEYYKNDHAKKPIRVIDLNLCEQVDAGLTFSKKDLENSYIFDIKTFDRIFYLVADTEDEMNKWVRHICDICGFNPTDDDAAKAAHQSAMGLVVENAPHPGPGVFTNVPAPYQPVSVRHLDSQSSSEEPQDYLWLANCESKKPEPSRAHAECSKSTSSETDLNDNLPSHRTPTSSTSSAKHTSHNGFFPPHQTPVSAPSIYDSPPSRGASLSTDSGFYHLPRSYSQDTVLLPKSASSPPAHPDGADASDLYVFNTPTRKPSVETQMRNVSISYDIPPTPGANSTYQVPRTVSNTGVGGSESGGDVVPPPRPPKPSLSSSSGLPPPPAERSPTDTYSVPRSASETDGNYCVPTSAGSKALRSNTIGTVDCSRLRKDFGSQDCYDIPRSFPSDKSCSFDFNESFNTYFKSKGMMPVGSHSTEEVDQNYVPMSANSPSHHHSGSLPEPMHETNYVPMTPGTMEFSSLGKQVPPPAHMGFRSSPKTPPRRPLLSECQPPPVDRNLKPDRKGHSPKIIRAGLERTDSQTVGEFPSRRRKVKPAPLEIKPVPEWDEPSTPVRSPVTRSFAREEESFYCTVPITPVKREVEELDTIEEITKLAPPMNADGGSSPVVKPKGDKQVEYLDLDLDSGKSTPPRKMKSNGTGITASDERVDYVVVDQQRTQALKSTREAWSDGRQLTETDTPSKGPK; encoded by the exons GCATGGAAGAAGCGGTGGTTTGTTCTTCGCAGCGGCCGTCTGACAGGCGACCCAGACGTGTTGGAGTACTACAAGAATGACCATGCCAAGAAGCCCATTCGTGTGATTGACCTCAACTTATGTGAACAG GTGGACGCCGGTCTGACCTTCAGCAAGAAAGATTTGGAGAACAGCTACATATTCGACATCAAAACCTTTGACCGCATCTTTTATCTGGTGGCTGACACCGAAGACGAGATGAATAAGTGGGTCCGCCACATCTGCGACATTTGTGGTTTTAACCCCACCGATGACG ATGCAGCAAAAGCTGCTCACCAGTCCGCCATGGGACTGGTGGTGGAAAACGCTCCACACCCAGGTCCAGGAGTGTTTACCAATGTGCCGGCCCCTTACCAGCCAGTCAGTGTGCGACACCTGGACTCACAGTCCAGTTCAGAGGAGCCCCAGGATTACCTGTGGCTTGCTAACTGTGAGAGCAAAAAGCCTGAACCCAGCAG AGCTCATGCTGAGTGCTCCAAGTCTACCTCTTCAGAGACAGACCTGAATGACAACCTTCCATCTCACCGCACGCCTACATCCTCCACTTCCTCGGCTAAACACACCTCACACAATGGCTTCTTCCCACCGCACCAGACTCCTGTGTCCGCCCCTTCCATCTATGACTCGCCTCCATCACGCGGTGCCTCCCTCTCAACTGACAGTGGCTTTTATCATCTTCCTCGCAGCTACTCCCAGGACACTGTGCTGCTCCCCAAGTCAGCCTCCTCCCCTCCGGCTCATCCAGACGGCGCGGATGCCTCTGACCTTTATGTCTTCAACACGCCGACACGGAAGCCCTCAGTAGAGACACAGATGCGCAACGTTTCTATCAGTTACGACATCCCGCCCACACCCGGTGCAAACAGCACCTACCAAGTGCCCCGCACAGTATCGAACACAGGGGTAGGAGGCTCAGAAAGCGGGGGAGATGTAGTGCCCCCTCCCAGACCACCCAAGCCTTCCCTCAGTTCCAGCTCAGGACTCCCGCCGCCTCCTGCTGAGCGCTCACCTACAGACACCTATAGTGTGCCTCGATCAGCCTCAGAGACAGATGGAAACTACTGTGTGCCCACAAGCGCTGGGAGTAAGGCTTTACGCAGCAACACTATTGGCACTGTGGACTGTTCACGCCTCCGCAAAG ACTTTGGATCCCAGGACTGCTATGACATTCCTAGATCATTCCCTTCTGACAAAAGCTGCTCGTTTGACTTCAATGAAAGCTTCAACACCTATTTT AAAAGCAAAGGAATGATGCCAGTGGGTAGCCATTCTACAGAAGAGGTCGACCAAAACTACGTGCCTATGAGTGCCAACTCACCGTCACATCATCACTCGGGCAGTTTGCCAGAGCCAATGCACGAAACCAACTACGTCCCCATGACCCCAGGTACTATGGAGTTCTCATCCCTGGGAAAACAGGTTCCTCCACCTGCCCACATGGGATTTCGCTCAAGCCCGAAGACCCCTCCCCGCAGGCCGTTGCTTAGTGAGTGCCAGCCCCCACCTGTGGACCGAAATCTCAAACCCGATCGCAAAG GTCACAGTCCTAAAATAATAAGAGCGGGTTTAGAGCGAACTGACTCTCAAACCGTAGGTGAATTCCCAAGTCGACGACGCAAGG TAAAACCTGCTCCACTAGAGATCAAACCAGTGCCAGAATGGGATGAGCCAAGCACACCTGTACGCTCACCAGTGACACGGTCGTTCGCTCGAGA AGAGGAGTCCTTCTACTGCACAGTCCCCATCACCCCTGTAAAGAGGGAGGTGGAGGAACTTGACACCATAGAGGAG ATCACGAAGCTCGCTCCGCCCATGAATGCTGACGGTGGGAGTAGCCCTGTGGTAAAACCAAAGGGAGACAAGCAGGTAGAATACCTGGACTTGGATCTCGATTCCGGCAAGTCTACCCCACCTAGGAAG ATGAAAAGCAACGGAACTGGCATCACAGCATCAGACGAGCGTGTCGACTATGTAGTTGTGGACCAGCAACGAACACAGGCCCTTAAGAGCACCCGGGAGGCCTGGAGCGATGGCCGCCAattgacagagacagacacccCTTCCAAAGGACCCAAGTGA
- the gab1 gene encoding GRB2-associated-binding protein 1 isoform X4 produces MSGGEVVCSGWLRKSPPEKKLRRYAWKKRWFVLRSGRLTGDPDVLEYYKNDHAKKPIRVIDLNLCEQVDAGLTFSKKDLENSYIFDIKTFDRIFYLVADTEDEMNKWVRHICDICGFNPTDDDAAKAAHQSAMGLVVENAPHPGPGVFTNVPAPYQPVSVRHLDSQSSSEEPQDYLWLANCESKKPEPSSSVEHHSLLERDQEYLLLEECESKTVPPQASLAHAECSKSTSSETDLNDNLPSHRTPTSSTSSAKHTSHNGFFPPHQTPVSAPSIYDSPPSRGASLSTDSGFYHLPRSYSQDTVLLPKSASSPPAHPDGADASDLYVFNTPTRKPSVETQMRNVSISYDIPPTPGANSTYQVPRTVSNTGVGGSESGGDVVPPPRPPKPSLSSSSGLPPPPAERSPTDTYSVPRSASETDGNYCVPTSAGSKALRSNTIGTVDCSRLRKDFGSQDCYDIPRSFPSDKSCSFDFNESFNTYFKSKGMMPVGSHSTEEVDQNYVPMSANSPSHHHSGSLPEPMHETNYVPMTPGTMEFSSLGKQVPPPAHMGFRSSPKTPPRRPLLSECQPPPVDRNLKPDRKGHSPKIIRAGLERTDSQTVGEFPSRRRKVKPAPLEIKPVPEWDEPSTPVRSPVTRSFARDPSRFPMPTRPPSVHSTASSTDSEDSTEPNYVAMNPNMSTDEAITKLAPPMNADGGSSPVVKPKGDKQVEYLDLDLDSGKSTPPRKMKSNGTGITASDERVDYVVVDQQRTQALKSTREAWSDGRQLTETDTPSKGPK; encoded by the exons GCATGGAAGAAGCGGTGGTTTGTTCTTCGCAGCGGCCGTCTGACAGGCGACCCAGACGTGTTGGAGTACTACAAGAATGACCATGCCAAGAAGCCCATTCGTGTGATTGACCTCAACTTATGTGAACAG GTGGACGCCGGTCTGACCTTCAGCAAGAAAGATTTGGAGAACAGCTACATATTCGACATCAAAACCTTTGACCGCATCTTTTATCTGGTGGCTGACACCGAAGACGAGATGAATAAGTGGGTCCGCCACATCTGCGACATTTGTGGTTTTAACCCCACCGATGACG ATGCAGCAAAAGCTGCTCACCAGTCCGCCATGGGACTGGTGGTGGAAAACGCTCCACACCCAGGTCCAGGAGTGTTTACCAATGTGCCGGCCCCTTACCAGCCAGTCAGTGTGCGACACCTGGACTCACAGTCCAGTTCAGAGGAGCCCCAGGATTACCTGTGGCTTGCTAACTGTGAGAGCAAAAAGCCTGAACCCAGCAG CTCAGTGGAGCATCACTCTCTCTTGGAGAGGGACCAGGAGTATTTGCTCCTGGAGGAGTGTGAGAGCAAGACTGTTCCTCCACAGGCTAGCCT AGCTCATGCTGAGTGCTCCAAGTCTACCTCTTCAGAGACAGACCTGAATGACAACCTTCCATCTCACCGCACGCCTACATCCTCCACTTCCTCGGCTAAACACACCTCACACAATGGCTTCTTCCCACCGCACCAGACTCCTGTGTCCGCCCCTTCCATCTATGACTCGCCTCCATCACGCGGTGCCTCCCTCTCAACTGACAGTGGCTTTTATCATCTTCCTCGCAGCTACTCCCAGGACACTGTGCTGCTCCCCAAGTCAGCCTCCTCCCCTCCGGCTCATCCAGACGGCGCGGATGCCTCTGACCTTTATGTCTTCAACACGCCGACACGGAAGCCCTCAGTAGAGACACAGATGCGCAACGTTTCTATCAGTTACGACATCCCGCCCACACCCGGTGCAAACAGCACCTACCAAGTGCCCCGCACAGTATCGAACACAGGGGTAGGAGGCTCAGAAAGCGGGGGAGATGTAGTGCCCCCTCCCAGACCACCCAAGCCTTCCCTCAGTTCCAGCTCAGGACTCCCGCCGCCTCCTGCTGAGCGCTCACCTACAGACACCTATAGTGTGCCTCGATCAGCCTCAGAGACAGATGGAAACTACTGTGTGCCCACAAGCGCTGGGAGTAAGGCTTTACGCAGCAACACTATTGGCACTGTGGACTGTTCACGCCTCCGCAAAG ACTTTGGATCCCAGGACTGCTATGACATTCCTAGATCATTCCCTTCTGACAAAAGCTGCTCGTTTGACTTCAATGAAAGCTTCAACACCTATTTT AAAAGCAAAGGAATGATGCCAGTGGGTAGCCATTCTACAGAAGAGGTCGACCAAAACTACGTGCCTATGAGTGCCAACTCACCGTCACATCATCACTCGGGCAGTTTGCCAGAGCCAATGCACGAAACCAACTACGTCCCCATGACCCCAGGTACTATGGAGTTCTCATCCCTGGGAAAACAGGTTCCTCCACCTGCCCACATGGGATTTCGCTCAAGCCCGAAGACCCCTCCCCGCAGGCCGTTGCTTAGTGAGTGCCAGCCCCCACCTGTGGACCGAAATCTCAAACCCGATCGCAAAG GTCACAGTCCTAAAATAATAAGAGCGGGTTTAGAGCGAACTGACTCTCAAACCGTAGGTGAATTCCCAAGTCGACGACGCAAGG TAAAACCTGCTCCACTAGAGATCAAACCAGTGCCAGAATGGGATGAGCCAAGCACACCTGTACGCTCACCAGTGACACGGTCGTTCGCTCGAGA TCCTTCTAGGTTTCCAATGCCAACGAGACCCCCGTCAGTGCATAGCACGGCCTCCAGCACTGACTCCGAGGACTCTACTGAACCGAATTACGTAGCCATGAACCCTAATATGTCCACAGATGAAGCA ATCACGAAGCTCGCTCCGCCCATGAATGCTGACGGTGGGAGTAGCCCTGTGGTAAAACCAAAGGGAGACAAGCAGGTAGAATACCTGGACTTGGATCTCGATTCCGGCAAGTCTACCCCACCTAGGAAG ATGAAAAGCAACGGAACTGGCATCACAGCATCAGACGAGCGTGTCGACTATGTAGTTGTGGACCAGCAACGAACACAGGCCCTTAAGAGCACCCGGGAGGCCTGGAGCGATGGCCGCCAattgacagagacagacacccCTTCCAAAGGACCCAAGTGA
- the gab1 gene encoding GRB2-associated-binding protein 1 isoform X1 — MSGGEVVCSGWLRKSPPEKKLRRYAWKKRWFVLRSGRLTGDPDVLEYYKNDHAKKPIRVIDLNLCEQVDAGLTFSKKDLENSYIFDIKTFDRIFYLVADTEDEMNKWVRHICDICGFNPTDDDAAKAAHQSAMGLVVENAPHPGPGVFTNVPAPYQPVSVRHLDSQSSSEEPQDYLWLANCESKKPEPSRAHAECSKSTSSETDLNDNLPSHRTPTSSTSSAKHTSHNGFFPPHQTPVSAPSIYDSPPSRGASLSTDSGFYHLPRSYSQDTVLLPKSASSPPAHPDGADASDLYVFNTPTRKPSVETQMRNVSISYDIPPTPGANSTYQVPRTVSNTGVGGSESGGDVVPPPRPPKPSLSSSSGLPPPPAERSPTDTYSVPRSASETDGNYCVPTSAGSKALRSNTIGTVDCSRLRKDFGSQDCYDIPRSFPSDKSCSFDFNESFNTYFKSKGMMPVGSHSTEEVDQNYVPMSANSPSHHHSGSLPEPMHETNYVPMTPGTMEFSSLGKQVPPPAHMGFRSSPKTPPRRPLLSECQPPPVDRNLKPDRKGHSPKIIRAGLERTDSQTVGEFPSRRRKVKPAPLEIKPVPEWDEPSTPVRSPVTRSFARDPSRFPMPTRPPSVHSTASSTDSEDSTEPNYVAMNPNMSTDEAITKLAPPMNADGGSSPVVKPKGDKQVEYLDLDLDSGKSTPPRKMKSNGTGITASDERVDYVVVDQQRTQALKSTREAWSDGRQLTETDTPSKGPK, encoded by the exons GCATGGAAGAAGCGGTGGTTTGTTCTTCGCAGCGGCCGTCTGACAGGCGACCCAGACGTGTTGGAGTACTACAAGAATGACCATGCCAAGAAGCCCATTCGTGTGATTGACCTCAACTTATGTGAACAG GTGGACGCCGGTCTGACCTTCAGCAAGAAAGATTTGGAGAACAGCTACATATTCGACATCAAAACCTTTGACCGCATCTTTTATCTGGTGGCTGACACCGAAGACGAGATGAATAAGTGGGTCCGCCACATCTGCGACATTTGTGGTTTTAACCCCACCGATGACG ATGCAGCAAAAGCTGCTCACCAGTCCGCCATGGGACTGGTGGTGGAAAACGCTCCACACCCAGGTCCAGGAGTGTTTACCAATGTGCCGGCCCCTTACCAGCCAGTCAGTGTGCGACACCTGGACTCACAGTCCAGTTCAGAGGAGCCCCAGGATTACCTGTGGCTTGCTAACTGTGAGAGCAAAAAGCCTGAACCCAGCAG AGCTCATGCTGAGTGCTCCAAGTCTACCTCTTCAGAGACAGACCTGAATGACAACCTTCCATCTCACCGCACGCCTACATCCTCCACTTCCTCGGCTAAACACACCTCACACAATGGCTTCTTCCCACCGCACCAGACTCCTGTGTCCGCCCCTTCCATCTATGACTCGCCTCCATCACGCGGTGCCTCCCTCTCAACTGACAGTGGCTTTTATCATCTTCCTCGCAGCTACTCCCAGGACACTGTGCTGCTCCCCAAGTCAGCCTCCTCCCCTCCGGCTCATCCAGACGGCGCGGATGCCTCTGACCTTTATGTCTTCAACACGCCGACACGGAAGCCCTCAGTAGAGACACAGATGCGCAACGTTTCTATCAGTTACGACATCCCGCCCACACCCGGTGCAAACAGCACCTACCAAGTGCCCCGCACAGTATCGAACACAGGGGTAGGAGGCTCAGAAAGCGGGGGAGATGTAGTGCCCCCTCCCAGACCACCCAAGCCTTCCCTCAGTTCCAGCTCAGGACTCCCGCCGCCTCCTGCTGAGCGCTCACCTACAGACACCTATAGTGTGCCTCGATCAGCCTCAGAGACAGATGGAAACTACTGTGTGCCCACAAGCGCTGGGAGTAAGGCTTTACGCAGCAACACTATTGGCACTGTGGACTGTTCACGCCTCCGCAAAG ACTTTGGATCCCAGGACTGCTATGACATTCCTAGATCATTCCCTTCTGACAAAAGCTGCTCGTTTGACTTCAATGAAAGCTTCAACACCTATTTT AAAAGCAAAGGAATGATGCCAGTGGGTAGCCATTCTACAGAAGAGGTCGACCAAAACTACGTGCCTATGAGTGCCAACTCACCGTCACATCATCACTCGGGCAGTTTGCCAGAGCCAATGCACGAAACCAACTACGTCCCCATGACCCCAGGTACTATGGAGTTCTCATCCCTGGGAAAACAGGTTCCTCCACCTGCCCACATGGGATTTCGCTCAAGCCCGAAGACCCCTCCCCGCAGGCCGTTGCTTAGTGAGTGCCAGCCCCCACCTGTGGACCGAAATCTCAAACCCGATCGCAAAG GTCACAGTCCTAAAATAATAAGAGCGGGTTTAGAGCGAACTGACTCTCAAACCGTAGGTGAATTCCCAAGTCGACGACGCAAGG TAAAACCTGCTCCACTAGAGATCAAACCAGTGCCAGAATGGGATGAGCCAAGCACACCTGTACGCTCACCAGTGACACGGTCGTTCGCTCGAGA TCCTTCTAGGTTTCCAATGCCAACGAGACCCCCGTCAGTGCATAGCACGGCCTCCAGCACTGACTCCGAGGACTCTACTGAACCGAATTACGTAGCCATGAACCCTAATATGTCCACAGATGAAGCA ATCACGAAGCTCGCTCCGCCCATGAATGCTGACGGTGGGAGTAGCCCTGTGGTAAAACCAAAGGGAGACAAGCAGGTAGAATACCTGGACTTGGATCTCGATTCCGGCAAGTCTACCCCACCTAGGAAG ATGAAAAGCAACGGAACTGGCATCACAGCATCAGACGAGCGTGTCGACTATGTAGTTGTGGACCAGCAACGAACACAGGCCCTTAAGAGCACCCGGGAGGCCTGGAGCGATGGCCGCCAattgacagagacagacacccCTTCCAAAGGACCCAAGTGA
- the gab1 gene encoding GRB2-associated-binding protein 1 isoform X3 encodes MSGGEVVCSGWLRKSPPEKKLRRYAWKKRWFVLRSGRLTGDPDVLEYYKNDHAKKPIRVIDLNLCEQVDAGLTFSKKDLENSYIFDIKTFDRIFYLVADTEDEMNKWVRHICDICGFNPTDDDAAKAAHQSAMGLVVENAPHPGPGVFTNVPAPYQPVSVRHLDSQSSSEEPQDYLWLANCESKKPEPSRAHAECSKSTSSETDLNDNLPSHRTPTSSTSSAKHTSHNGFFPPHQTPVSAPSIYDSPPSRGASLSTDSGFYHLPRSYSQDTVLLPKSASSPPAHPDGADASDLYVFNTPTRKPSVETQMRNVSISYDIPPTPGANSTYQVPRTVSNTGVGGSESGGDVVPPPRPPKPSLSSSSGLPPPPAERSPTDTYSVPRSASETDGNYCVPTSAGSKALRSNTIGTVDCSRLRKDFGSQDCYDIPRSFPSDKSCSFDFNESFNTYFKSKGMMPVGSHSTEEVDQNYVPMSANSPSHHHSGSLPEPMHETNYVPMTPGTMEFSSLGKQVPPPAHMGFRSSPKTPPRRPLLSECQPPPVDRNLKPDRKVKPAPLEIKPVPEWDEPSTPVRSPVTRSFARDPSRFPMPTRPPSVHSTASSTDSEDSTEPNYVAMNPNMSTDEAITKLAPPMNADGGSSPVVKPKGDKQVEYLDLDLDSGKSTPPRKMKSNGTGITASDERVDYVVVDQQRTQALKSTREAWSDGRQLTETDTPSKGPK; translated from the exons GCATGGAAGAAGCGGTGGTTTGTTCTTCGCAGCGGCCGTCTGACAGGCGACCCAGACGTGTTGGAGTACTACAAGAATGACCATGCCAAGAAGCCCATTCGTGTGATTGACCTCAACTTATGTGAACAG GTGGACGCCGGTCTGACCTTCAGCAAGAAAGATTTGGAGAACAGCTACATATTCGACATCAAAACCTTTGACCGCATCTTTTATCTGGTGGCTGACACCGAAGACGAGATGAATAAGTGGGTCCGCCACATCTGCGACATTTGTGGTTTTAACCCCACCGATGACG ATGCAGCAAAAGCTGCTCACCAGTCCGCCATGGGACTGGTGGTGGAAAACGCTCCACACCCAGGTCCAGGAGTGTTTACCAATGTGCCGGCCCCTTACCAGCCAGTCAGTGTGCGACACCTGGACTCACAGTCCAGTTCAGAGGAGCCCCAGGATTACCTGTGGCTTGCTAACTGTGAGAGCAAAAAGCCTGAACCCAGCAG AGCTCATGCTGAGTGCTCCAAGTCTACCTCTTCAGAGACAGACCTGAATGACAACCTTCCATCTCACCGCACGCCTACATCCTCCACTTCCTCGGCTAAACACACCTCACACAATGGCTTCTTCCCACCGCACCAGACTCCTGTGTCCGCCCCTTCCATCTATGACTCGCCTCCATCACGCGGTGCCTCCCTCTCAACTGACAGTGGCTTTTATCATCTTCCTCGCAGCTACTCCCAGGACACTGTGCTGCTCCCCAAGTCAGCCTCCTCCCCTCCGGCTCATCCAGACGGCGCGGATGCCTCTGACCTTTATGTCTTCAACACGCCGACACGGAAGCCCTCAGTAGAGACACAGATGCGCAACGTTTCTATCAGTTACGACATCCCGCCCACACCCGGTGCAAACAGCACCTACCAAGTGCCCCGCACAGTATCGAACACAGGGGTAGGAGGCTCAGAAAGCGGGGGAGATGTAGTGCCCCCTCCCAGACCACCCAAGCCTTCCCTCAGTTCCAGCTCAGGACTCCCGCCGCCTCCTGCTGAGCGCTCACCTACAGACACCTATAGTGTGCCTCGATCAGCCTCAGAGACAGATGGAAACTACTGTGTGCCCACAAGCGCTGGGAGTAAGGCTTTACGCAGCAACACTATTGGCACTGTGGACTGTTCACGCCTCCGCAAAG ACTTTGGATCCCAGGACTGCTATGACATTCCTAGATCATTCCCTTCTGACAAAAGCTGCTCGTTTGACTTCAATGAAAGCTTCAACACCTATTTT AAAAGCAAAGGAATGATGCCAGTGGGTAGCCATTCTACAGAAGAGGTCGACCAAAACTACGTGCCTATGAGTGCCAACTCACCGTCACATCATCACTCGGGCAGTTTGCCAGAGCCAATGCACGAAACCAACTACGTCCCCATGACCCCAGGTACTATGGAGTTCTCATCCCTGGGAAAACAGGTTCCTCCACCTGCCCACATGGGATTTCGCTCAAGCCCGAAGACCCCTCCCCGCAGGCCGTTGCTTAGTGAGTGCCAGCCCCCACCTGTGGACCGAAATCTCAAACCCGATCGCAAAG TAAAACCTGCTCCACTAGAGATCAAACCAGTGCCAGAATGGGATGAGCCAAGCACACCTGTACGCTCACCAGTGACACGGTCGTTCGCTCGAGA TCCTTCTAGGTTTCCAATGCCAACGAGACCCCCGTCAGTGCATAGCACGGCCTCCAGCACTGACTCCGAGGACTCTACTGAACCGAATTACGTAGCCATGAACCCTAATATGTCCACAGATGAAGCA ATCACGAAGCTCGCTCCGCCCATGAATGCTGACGGTGGGAGTAGCCCTGTGGTAAAACCAAAGGGAGACAAGCAGGTAGAATACCTGGACTTGGATCTCGATTCCGGCAAGTCTACCCCACCTAGGAAG ATGAAAAGCAACGGAACTGGCATCACAGCATCAGACGAGCGTGTCGACTATGTAGTTGTGGACCAGCAACGAACACAGGCCCTTAAGAGCACCCGGGAGGCCTGGAGCGATGGCCGCCAattgacagagacagacacccCTTCCAAAGGACCCAAGTGA